Sequence from the Bacillus thuringiensis genome:
TACCTTTATTTAGTTATGTATAATTGCATAAAATGTAGATATGTTTAGTAATATATGTTATATCGTTGATTTTTTTACAAAACATCCTAATATTATTATTAATAAATACCTAATATGAAGATATTAGTCTATAAACTTATCTTCGTTATAAACGTAGGTTTTAAATTACAAAAAAGCTGCAAAGCTTCCTTGAAATACTTTGCAGCCTTCTGTCTTTTTGTTTTCTTTAGCAAAATAATGGTTAGTGTATTTTTCAAGTTAACTATACGGTACAAACATTTCCATTGAGCTTTTTCTCACATATGTGTTTATCAAATCTTCAAGAGCTATTTGTTTGAGCTGACGTCAGACTAGTGTTTATCTAATTCAAAACTATACCGATAAATTCAGCACATGATTGTTATTAAAAAAATAGATACACTTTGCTTCTCCATTATTTTTCTAACTCCTAAAAATTGAACTGCTCCGCTAACAAGATAATATCAGGTTAATCTCATACGTCTATTTGAATATAGGTTCTTTTTCTAGACAAATCACAAACTCTTTCTAGAGTAATAAGTTCAGTATTTTCATTTTTAGGGATACTTACACCCATGTTTAAGTCTTTACATTGGAGACAGCAGATAACAAGCTTATATTACTGTATATTTTTCACGGTACTGCCTAGGAGTCATGCTAGTGATTTTTTTGAAAACTCTTATAAAATAGCTTTGGTCATTAAAGTTAAGCCACGCACAGATATCTGATAACGAATAAGTAGTGAGTGTTAATAATTTTTTTGCTTCTTCCACTCGTTCCCTTTGAATATATTCGCTTAAAGTAATTCCCATTTCTTTTTTAAATAGTTTAGACAGATAAGTAGGCGTAATTTCTAAATGATTAGCAAGTTCATTCAGAGATATTCCATCGTAAACATTTTTATTAATATGTTTTATACATGTAGTAACCGCGTAAGAATACTTTTTTGCATTATATTCTTTCACACGATCTGCAAAGGTACGTAAAGCGTCCCCTGACAATCGTTTTGCAGATTCTACATTATCTAATTGTTCCAGGGTTTGTATATATAAAATACTATGAGCAAAAGCAATATCTGGTGGCAGGTTTCCTTCTATCGCATATCGAGTGGCTAAGGTAATCGCAATAATTCCAAGGTTTTTTTGATTCCTGAGCGGATCTTCTATTAGCATAAGTTCAACATCTTCTTGCGAAACCGCATACATATACTGTATTAACTTTTTTTTATTCCCTTCTTTAATAGTCGAAAAGAAATCATTTACTAATGCCATATTGTGCGTTTTAGGTTTGTTTTGTCGACGTTTTAAAATATATAAATCAGGTTTCACATTTTTATTAGGAATTTCCTCTAGTACTTTATTTTTTTCCAAGACAATATCTACATCTAACTTTTCATTGAAAATCATGTAATGTAATAAAATTCCCATATCAATTAATGTAGTTTTTTTAATCTCAGATAAACACTGATAATAGGCAAGTCTTTCTTGAATGTTATCATTTGATTTAAATTCTTTCTGAAATTTTATGATCATATCATCTGAATCTTTTGGATGTATAGTAGGACCGATTATAATAGTCCCTTTAATATCATCATGATTTTCTATATGAATTAGAACAAAATTTTCAAGATAGTTGTTACTTCTGAAAAGTGGCAAGTTAAAGGGATCGTTTTCTTGATAAATATCAGTAAGATGTTTTTCTTTTGAAGAATAAAAAGGACTACAAACATTATCAGATGTAGAATGATATAAAATCTTTCTGTCTGCAGATAAAATATGTATAGGGGCATTAAATGCTTTATGTGCAAGATCACACAAGTGTTGTATATCGATAGAAGTATTCATTACATTCTCCTTTATAGATCCATAAAATATATTCTGTTATATATAATTCACGACAAATAATACTATAAAATATCAAATTAGTACAATTCACAACAAAATATTACTATATCTTTTTTATAAAAATCATATATTATTTAATTGTAGTTAGCATCTAAACATCAGAGTAGATAAGTAAATGAAATAAGTTAAGTTCTTTTCTTAATTCTACAAGATATAATTATTGAACTTGAGAAAACAGTGAAGTACTACAAAATACAGTGGTAGTCAATGCGAGGACCAAGCTGGAAAAAGATTTAAAATACAGCGAAAGTAACAGGAGATACTGTACCACCGCAAGAAACAACAGTCAAAGTTCCAATTCAATCACTTATACAAATTGAATTCAAAAAAATAAATACTGCTAATTTAAATATGAAACTGAAAAACTATTTTGTTCCAAATTTTAGAAAAAGATTATAAGGAAGTTGTGAAATTGGAAACAGATGAAAGCGATACGGCTATTTTTGAAGCACTATGCTTTGAAAAGTAAAAGGTGAAGGAAATTCAAGTACTCAATTAAACTTTTAATTGAGAGAAAGGTCTTTTCATCAACAAAAAATAAGAACAAAAAAAATGAATGGAATATTTTAAATATTGTCGGTATAATGCCAAATAGTTTTATCTAATTGGCACTATATTACTGGTCGCAACATTAGTTTTAATTTCCACAAAAGAGGAAAAAATATATATACTTTACAAATACTAAGAATATCAAACTAGATAGTTTTATTACCGCATCACATAAAGTGAAACTTTAATCAGTGGGGGTTTTGTTCATCCCCCACTGATTATTAGCCCACACCAATCGGGGTTTTACTGCCCACAAATAGCGGGATAAACTTATTATTAAATTCCAAATACAATAGTTGTTAATCAACAAAAAAACTTCAATAATTAAGGTGCACAGTAAATTGACCTCAAAACAGTAATTACTACAGTATCAGTTTTTACTTATTCTATAAAAAAAGAAATATTACTTAATAATTATTACTTTATATCGATTTAGACATAAAACATTTTATTATATCGGCTTAAGTATTATGGAATTAAAATTGCAAATAACACCAAAACTCTTTTAAGGGCTCATACATCATTCGTATTGATTTAATTCTCTTTCGATACCTATGTCATTAACACAACTACAAAAGATCATTACAAAGGAATCTGAGAAGTTTTTTCAATTTCAAAATTTATTTTTTTGTAAATTAAAGGAAAAATAATCCGTATATATACGGATTATTTTCTTAGTGTAATCTGTATTGACCTGTTAACTATTTTTCAGCCATTCGAACTAAGCGTTTTGTAATCTCTCCACCGATCCGAACCATTTACAGATGATGATGTATCAGGTCCCAGTGTGACTCCTAGTTCAAAAGCAATTTCATACTTCATTTGCTCAATAGTACTTGTAGTAGCAGAAATAAGAATTTCATTTGTATTACTTTCGTATCTTTGAATATTTATAATTGTACTTCCAATATATTTATAAATAACATGTGCCTACTCATGCTATTTATGCATGAGTAACCTAATTTCTTCTAGTATTTTTATAAGAACCCTTTTCCTCCCCATATTCCACCAATTAAATTTGAAACACAAATGTACATTGCATTTCAATATAACAACAAAAGCAACGAATTTACTACTTTAAATTTAAGTGCTTAACCTTGACGTACTTAAATTCTTTTTTCCAGATAAAGCATACATTATATCTTGATGCTTGATTGTCCTCTTATAATTATGTGGTATCGGGAATTTATTTCGGTGTTCTTTCATTATAATTAAAGTTTGAAGTTCTATGCTCAATACTTTTGCGAGAACATGATAGTTATATCCATTGTTTAACAGAGAAATTATGTCATAAAACATAGTTTTTCCACCCACTAATTTTACTAATCTATTCTTTAACTCATCCCTTTTTTCTTTAGCTTCATCAATTTCTAACAACATGGATTTTTTATTTGTTTGCTTAATGTATTGAGTATATAACTCTGGGAATTCTTTTTGGACTTCTTTGTTTAATACTGGTTTATATTTAATCATATAAGTAACTTGTAACAATGAGCGTTTTAACAAACTATCTTCAATGAGATACGCTACTTTATTAAATAAATGTACATATTCCTTAATATTGGAATAACTATTAAAATGAGCTAATACTCTACTTTTTATACTAAAAGCCTTGCCTATATAAATAATATTGTCATTATAATCTTTAATGAAATAAATACCACTGTCATCTTTTTCTAATTCATTATCCAGTTCTTCTAGACTCATAAAATGCAATTCACTCATACTTTCCTCTCCTTATTAGTTTTAAATCATGAAAAACAGGCAAGGTTTCTAAAAAAGGCACTCTGCTGTCCTAGGATTTTTCATTTTAGTTCTTGCTAAATATCAAAAAACTGTTTCTATTTTACTCAACTATCAATATGATTATTAATACAATTTTCTATCGTTATTATCTCGCAATTTTATCATGTAATTTCGAGATCGTTTCCTCATTTAAATTACTATGTTTTATCGAATAAAGGAAATATATTACTACCCCAATAATAATCCAAATACTAAAGTACACCCATGTCCTTAACGGTAAATTTAGCATTAAAAACACACAGCATACAATTGCAATGCATGGTAATACAGGTACAAAAGGTACCATAAATCCACGTTTTAAATTTGGGTGTGATTTACGTAGGATAATAACTGATAGACAAACTAACGCAAACGTCACCAAACTACCGATATTAACTAAATTAACTAATTCTTTCAAGTCAATAAACCCAGCTATTAAAGAGCTACCTATTCCTGCCAATCCAGTTATAAAAGTGGGTGCTCCAGTTTTCTTATTAACTTTCGCAAATGATTTCGGTAACAATCCATCACGACTCATTGCAAAGAATACTCGTGTTGCCGCATACATATTCGAAAAAATAACTGCCATAAGGCCAATTACAGCACCTGCAGCAATTGCACCAGCGACTTTTCCTTGTCCTACCACTTCCATTACATAAGCCATTGCCTCAGGAACATTTAATTCTTTATAGGAAACCATTCCTGTCATAACAAGGCATACCATAATATAAATAATTGTACATATGATTAATGATGCAATAATACCGATCGGAAGATTACGTTTCGGATCTTTTACTTCTTCTGCTGAAGTTGCTAATATATCAAAACCCGTAAAAGCGAATAAAATAGCTGCTCCACCCGTAAAAACTCCACTTAAACCGTATGGTGCAATTGGTATCCAGTTCATTGGTTTTACATAGAATATACCAACCGTAATAAACAACAGAATCATTCCAATTTTAATCAATACCATTATATTATTGATTCGTTTACTTTCCTTCGTACCACGGGATAACATCCATGCTAATATCAATGTAATGATTACTGCTGGTAGATTCACAATACCACCATGCGAAGGAATCGTTACTAGAGCTTTAGGTATCTCTAATCCAAACCCTTTTATTAAATTGTGGAAATAGCCTGTCCATCCAGCAGCGACAGCCGCTGTTGCCACAATATATATTAATAGCAATGACCAACCTACTAGATGAGCAACAAACTCACCAATTGTTGCATATGAGTACGTATATACACTACCAGATGCCGGGAGTGTGGAAGCAATTTCTGCGTAACATAATGCTATAAATCCGCATATAATTGCTGCAAGTATAAATGAAAAAATAACTGCTGGACCAGCATCTCTTGCTGCTACTAATCCAGTTAACACAAGAACACCTGTTCCAACTATCGAGCCTACTCCTAACATAATTAAATCAAATGCTCCTAATGTTTTCGTTAAAGTCTTGCTTTGATTATGCTCTAACAATTGTGTAACGGATTTCTTTTTTAGTAAATTACTCATATTTTCTGTATCCCCTTTAAAATAAGGTTTGTTCGTCTCGTTAGTGTTGTATATAAATTTACTTAGTTATTAACTAGCCTCATAATATTTCTTTTACATTAAATAGATTTGAAATATTATATAAATTCGCTTCTCACTTACTAGTTAAACTAGACATTTCCATAGATTTTTGCGTGCAACGTTTCATAGCTGAAATGATAGCTGTTCTTAAACCTTTTTCTTCTAGCGTTACTACAGCTTCTATCGTCGTTCCACCTGGAGAACAAACCATATCCTTCAATTCACCTGGATGTATTCCTGTTTCCAATACCATTTTTGCAGAGCCTAATACAGCCTGAGCCGCAAATTTATAAGCTTGTTTTCTCGGCATACCGCCAAGTACAGCAGCATCTGCCATGGCTTCTATAAACATATACACATATGCTGGAGAAGAACCACTAATAGATGTAACAACATCCATTAGTTTTTCATTTACGACCTCCGTCTGGCCGAAAATATTAAATATGTTCAGTACCTCTTTTATATCTTTTTCTGTAACCATTTCATTAAAACATAACGCAGACATTCCTTCTCCAACAAGTGCCGGTGTATTAGGCATTACTCTAACAACTTTTAACTTTCTACCAAATTCATTCTCAGTGCTCTTAATACTTTTTCCTGCAGCAATAGTTACAACGATTACATCATTTTTTATTTGATCTTTTATTTGGTTAATTACCGATGAGTATAAATCTGGTTTGATTGATAAAATTAAAATGTCAGCACTGTTAGCGACTTCATTGTTGTTAGTAGTTATAGTTATGCCATATTCATTACTAGCATTTTTTAAATTAATGACGTTTAAATCTGAACAAATTATTTGATCTGGAGAAACTATATTTTTTTTAATCATCCCACCTATCATAGCAATACCCATGTTTCCACATCCGATGAATCCTATTTGTTTATTCATAATAATTTGCTCTTGCTCCTTCTACTCTAAATTTTATTGATTTTGAAATTATTAGTCTAAATAAGGGCTATTACAATTACTTGGTTTATCAATAGAATTTCAAAATTCTCCTTCCTATATAGAGCTTACATATACCTCTAATAACTTCTTTGCTTTC
This genomic interval carries:
- a CDS encoding amino acid permease, whose amino-acid sequence is MSNLLKKKSVTQLLEHNQSKTLTKTLGAFDLIMLGVGSIVGTGVLVLTGLVAARDAGPAVIFSFILAAIICGFIALCYAEIASTLPASGSVYTYSYATIGEFVAHLVGWSLLLIYIVATAAVAAGWTGYFHNLIKGFGLEIPKALVTIPSHGGIVNLPAVIITLILAWMLSRGTKESKRINNIMVLIKIGMILLFITVGIFYVKPMNWIPIAPYGLSGVFTGGAAILFAFTGFDILATSAEEVKDPKRNLPIGIIASLIICTIIYIMVCLVMTGMVSYKELNVPEAMAYVMEVVGQGKVAGAIAAGAVIGLMAVIFSNMYAATRVFFAMSRDGLLPKSFAKVNKKTGAPTFITGLAGIGSSLIAGFIDLKELVNLVNIGSLVTFALVCLSVIILRKSHPNLKRGFMVPFVPVLPCIAIVCCVFLMLNLPLRTWVYFSIWIIIGVVIYFLYSIKHSNLNEETISKLHDKIAR
- a CDS encoding peptidase translates to MFQILEKDYKEVVKLETDESDTAIFEALCFEK
- a CDS encoding nucleotide excision repair endonuclease, with protein sequence MSELHFMSLEELDNELEKDDSGIYFIKDYNDNIIYIGKAFSIKSRVLAHFNSYSNIKEYVHLFNKVAYLIEDSLLKRSLLQVTYMIKYKPVLNKEVQKEFPELYTQYIKQTNKKSMLLEIDEAKEKRDELKNRLVKLVGGKTMFYDIISLLNNGYNYHVLAKVLSIELQTLIIMKEHRNKFPIPHNYKRTIKHQDIMYALSGKKNLSTSRLST
- a CDS encoding helix-turn-helix domain-containing protein — its product is MNTSIDIQHLCDLAHKAFNAPIHILSADRKILYHSTSDNVCSPFYSSKEKHLTDIYQENDPFNLPLFRSNNYLENFVLIHIENHDDIKGTIIIGPTIHPKDSDDMIIKFQKEFKSNDNIQERLAYYQCLSEIKKTTLIDMGILLHYMIFNEKLDVDIVLEKNKVLEEIPNKNVKPDLYILKRRQNKPKTHNMALVNDFFSTIKEGNKKKLIQYMYAVSQEDVELMLIEDPLRNQKNLGIIAITLATRYAIEGNLPPDIAFAHSILYIQTLEQLDNVESAKRLSGDALRTFADRVKEYNAKKYSYAVTTCIKHINKNVYDGISLNELANHLEITPTYLSKLFKKEMGITLSEYIQRERVEEAKKLLTLTTYSLSDICAWLNFNDQSYFIRVFKKITSMTPRQYREKYTVI
- the proC gene encoding pyrroline-5-carboxylate reductase, with protein sequence MNKQIGFIGCGNMGIAMIGGMIKKNIVSPDQIICSDLNVINLKNASNEYGITITTNNNEVANSADILILSIKPDLYSSVINQIKDQIKNDVIVVTIAAGKSIKSTENEFGRKLKVVRVMPNTPALVGEGMSALCFNEMVTEKDIKEVLNIFNIFGQTEVVNEKLMDVVTSISGSSPAYVYMFIEAMADAAVLGGMPRKQAYKFAAQAVLGSAKMVLETGIHPGELKDMVCSPGGTTIEAVVTLEEKGLRTAIISAMKRCTQKSMEMSSLTSK